In a genomic window of Chaetodon trifascialis isolate fChaTrf1 chromosome 8, fChaTrf1.hap1, whole genome shotgun sequence:
- the fam50a gene encoding protein FAM50A has translation MAQYKGAASEAGRAMQLMKKREKEREHLEQLKQKIAEDNMVKSNIDKKFSAHYDAVEAELKSSTVGLVTLNDMKAKQEALVKEREKQLAKKEQSKELQLKLEKQKEKKRKEEQKRKIASLSFNPEDEEEEEEENEEEEQDYAPVKKKKLGKNPDVDTSFLPDRDREEEENRLREELRQEWELKQEKIKSEEIEITFSYWDGSGHRKTVKMKKGNTIQNFLQRALEVLRKDFSELRSAGVEQLMYIKEDLIIPHHHSFYDFIVTKARGKSGPLFSFDVHDDIRLVNDATVEKDESHAGKVVLRSWYEKNKHIFPASRWEPYDPEKKWDKYTIR, from the exons ATGGCGCAGTACAAAGGAGCTGCTAGTGAGGCTGGGAGAGCCATGCAGCTGATGAAAAAacgagaaaaagaaagagaacatcTTGAACAACTGAAGCAGAAGATTGCAGAG GACAACATGGTCAAGTCCAACATCGATAAGAAGTTCTCAGCTCACTATGATGCTgtagaggcagagctgaagTCCAGCACGGTTG GTCTGGTGACACTCAATGATATGAAGGCCAAGCAGGAGGCCCtggtgaaggagagagagaaacagctggCCAAGAAGGAACAGTCCAAAGAGCTCCAGCT caagctagagaagcagaaagagaagaagaggaaggaggaacagaagaggaaaataGCCAGTTTATCATTTAACCCTGAAgacgaagaagaggaggaggaggaaaatgaagaagaagagcaggatt ACGCTCcagttaagaagaagaaactggggAAAAATCCAGACGTAGACACAAGTTTCCTCCCCGATCGAGACAGAGAG gaggaggagaatcgTCTCAGAGAGGAACTCCGGCAGGAATGGGAGCTCAAACAGGAGAAGATTAAGA GTGAGGAGATTGAGATCACATTCAGCTACTGGGATGGCTCTGGACACCGTAAGACTGTCAAG ATGAAGAAGGGCAACACCATCCAGAACTTTCTGCAGAGGGCTCTGGAGGTCCTCAGGAAGGACTTCAGTGAGCTCAG GTCTGCTGGAGTCGAGCAGCTGATGTACATCAAGGAGGATCTCATAATCCCACAT CACCACAGTTTTTACGACTTCATCGTGACCAAAGCCAGAGGCAAATCTG GGCCTCTTTTCAGCTTTGACGTCCACGATGATATTCGACTGGTGAACGACGCCACTGTGGAGAAAGACGAG TCTCATGCAGGTAAAGTGGTGCTGAGGAGCTGGTACGAGAAGAACAAGCACATCTTCCCTGCTAGCCGGTGGGAGCCGTACGATCCTGAGAAGAAATGGGACAAATATACG ATCCGGTGA
- the cav4b gene encoding caveolin-2 — protein MMMVSDDCLVECKIDDDSDEDNGGEEQINTPPPPPEFASKAPTPAPKPPTPPTAPATPTATCSVNRDPYGINQHLKVEVSDVLAEPATPRSIDQVWLYSVVGFEGTRIWTYRCLSLLFAVPFAFLCGIFLAVLACLHVWFVVPCIQLSYTFLPCLRSLCMCAVNVFIAPFCVSLALCCSQIAISLSNKDGHPMRDKQAV, from the exons atgatgatggtgagcgACGACTGTCTGGTGGAGTGTAAGATCGACGATGACAGTGATGAGGACaatggaggagaggaacaaataaacactcctcctcctcctccagagttTGCATCCAAAGCCCCGACGCCAGCGCCCAAGCCTCCGACCCCTCCCACAGCCCCTGCTACGCCCACAGCCACCTGTTCTGTCAACAGGGACCCTTATGGTATCAACCAGCACCTCAAg GTGGAGGTTAGCGACGTGCTGGCGGAGCCCGCCACACCTCGTAGCATAGACCAAGTATGGCTTTACAGTGTCGTTGGCTTCGAGGGGACTCGTATTTGGACGTACCGCTGCCTCTCCTTGCTGTTTGCCGTGCCCTTCGCTTTCCTTTGTGGTATTTTCTTGGCTGTTCTCGCCTGTCTACATGTCTG GTTTGTGGTGCCTTGCATACAGCTGAGCTACACCTTCCTCCCATGCCTGCGGtccttgtgcatgtgtgctgtgaatgtTTTCATCGCTCCCTTCTGtgtgtctctcgctctctgctgcagtcaaATTGCCATTTCACTGTCGAACAAGGACGGGCATCCAATGAGAGACAAACAGGCTGTATGA
- the LOC139335297 gene encoding interleukin-17 receptor D — translation MWKAAFVVYHLLVLGQRLWAQDDVAAISPQDCSLDCIRQGGPGCDYCRITQADVKRALGFNSIQPFGSCIPWPCFELLGEDDPEICQHYVQAPNDVKVEFLRELNPKSDTIVVSWKPSHYGIAFLRGFQVSLQALGGSGVACQLFLFHRNLSLSPSHAQMVYKSDPFPSLSLGSQYAVTVMALPVPEEWERFYHSKIFSTRSCAEKNGLEQCKKDWHPTHIEVQQEGTAVTVTFNLAPPNLGIRSYFSLCYANGMKKYTDIIPNSSTNQTHYSYQLNDLQEGTNYTCEIAADEVDAVRKMFNVQVMRIHKESAPPLSVTPSLALMLPLCLAVLAFIAVSLAALTKRRPHLLMKKLFMNPGNISCASDLSLPLPALCEVQHHQESSAQEEVVALQRNGLTPPRLLICYSSYDGPAHVKAVMQLGAFIQQHMATQVCLDLWDSLSVAGEGSMAWHYRQIRESDFILVICSRGLSHKPEHPEPEGGDEDEQADGELDFDLNTFGSDAAIKLIGEEVGHAKARGQDLSKYMAATFAYSEETDIPIELRLVSHYRLTSDLALLFSHLHGVALHRPGSYLKIHHISEEGFTKLPAGVALQWAIDEARMEMRANSHRSVEGGD, via the exons ATGTGGAAGGCAGCTTTTGTTGTGTACCATCTTTTGGTACTTGGTCAGCGGCTCTGGGCTCAGGATGATGTCGCAGCCATCAGTCCTCAGGACTGCAGTCTGGACTGTATTCGACAG ggaGGACCTGGATGTGATTACTGCAGAATAACCCAAGCTGATGTCAAGAGGGCTTTAGGTTTTAACTCCATCCAACCTTTTGGAA GCTGTATTCCATGGCCATGTTTTGAGTTGCTAGGAGAAGATGACCCTGAAATCTGTCAGCACTACGTCCAAGCCCCAAATGATGTGAAGGTTGAGTTTCTCCGTGAGCTGAACCCTAAATCTGACACCATCGTTGTCTCCTGGAAGCCCAGTCACTACG GGATTGCCTTCCTGCGAGGCTTTCAGGTGTCCCTGCAGGCTTTGGGAGGGTCTGGTGTTGCCTgtcagctcttcctcttccaccgTAACCTCTCCCTCTCACCGTCACATGCTCAAATG GTGTACAAGTCGGACCCTTTCCCCAGCCTCTCCCTTGGGTCCCAGTATGCAGTTACAGTCATGGCCCTGCCGGTGCCTGAGGAGTGGGAGAGGTTCTACCACAGCAAGATCTTCTCTACACGCT CATGCGCAGAGAAGAATGGTCTTGAGCAGTGCAAGAAAG ACTGGCACCCCACACATATTGAGGTCCAGCAGGAAGGGACTGCCGTCACTGTGACCTTTAACCTGGCTCCTCCAAACCTGGGCATCAGGAGCTACTTCTCACTGTGCTATGCAAACGGCATGAAGAAATACACAGACATAATACCT AATTCCTCCACAAACCAAACTCACTACAGCTACCAGCTGAATGATCTTCAAGAAGGCACCAATTACACCTGTGAG ATTGCAGCTGACGAAGTGGATGCAGTGAGGAAAATGTTCAATGTTCAGGTCATGCGTATTCATAAAG aaAGTGCCCCGCCGCTCTCTGTCACTCCCTCCTTGGCTCTGATGCTTCCACTGTGCCTGGCTGTGCTGGCCTTTATTGCAGTCTCACTGGCTGCTCTCACCAAGAGAAGGCctcacctgctgatgaagaaacTTTTCATGAATCCAG GGAACATTTCTTGTGCCTCTGACCTGTCTTTGCCATTACCGGCATTGTGTGAAGTACAACATCATCAGGAGAGCAGTGCTCAGGAGGAAGTGGTGGCATTGCAGAGAAACGGACTGACCCCTCCTCGTCTTCTGATTTGCTACAGCAGCTATGATGGCCCCGCTCATGTCAAAGCCGTCATGCAGTTAGGGGCTTTTATACAACAGCACATGGCCACTCAG GTGTGCCTGGACCTGTGGGACTCTCTGAGTGTGGCTGGGGAGGGAAGCATGGCCTGGCACTACCGGCAGATTCGGGAGAGCGACTTCATCTTGGTGATCTGTTCTCGAGGCCTCAGCCACAAACCTGAGCATCCAGAGCCAGAGGGTGGCGATGAAGATGAGCAGGCAGACGGAGAGCTGGACTTCGACCTCAACACCTTCGGCTCTGATGCAGCCATCAAGCTTATTGGAGAAGAGGTGGGCCATGCCAAAGCCAGGGGCCAGGACCTGTCCAAATACATGGCAGCCACTTTTGCGTACTCCGAGGAAACGGATATCCCCATTGAGCTGAGGCTGGTATCTCACTACAGGCTGACAAGTGACTTAGCGCTGCTTTTCTCCCACCTCCATGGAGTGGCTCTGCATAGGCCAGGGAGTTACCTGAAAATACATCACATCTCAGAGGAAGGCTTTACTAAGTTACCAGCCGGAGTAGCTCTGCAGTGGGCTATCGATGAGGCCAGGATGGAAATGAGGGCAAACAGCCATCGCTCTGTGGAAGGAGGGGactaa